The Thermus tengchongensis genome segment CTTCCGGCACCCGGAAGAAGCGGGCCTTCACCCCCAGGTGGAGGAGGGCGGTGTACCAGGTCTCCCCCTGGTCGATGGGGCAGCGGTGGTCCCCCTCGGCGTGGACCACCAGGGTGGGGGTCCGCACCTGTTGAACCAAGCGCAAAGGGCTCTTCTCCCAAAGCACCTCCGGCCTCTCCCAAGGCTTGGCGGAAAGCTCCAGGAAGGTGAAGCGGGGACCGATGTCGCTGGCCCCGAAGAAGCTCAGCCAGTTGCAGATGCTCCGGTCGGTAACCGCCGCCCGGAAGCGCCCGGGGTGGCGGGCGGTGAGCCAGTTCACCATGTACCCCCCGTAGCTTCCCCCCGCCACCCCCACCCGGGCGGGGTCCAGGGGGAAGCGGGCGAGGACGTGGTCCAAAAAGCCCAGGAGGTCCCGCTCGTCCCTTTCCCCCCATTCCCCTTCCAGGAGGGCGAAGTCCTGGCCGTAGCCGGTGGAGCCCCGGGGGTTGGCGAAGGCCACCGCGTACCCCGCCTGGCGGAAGAGCTGGAACTCCAGCATGGGCGCCCGCCCGAAGGCGGTGTGGGGCCCCCCGTGGATGTAGAGGATCACGGGGTGGGGCCCTGGCCCTTCCGGAAGGAGCACCCAGCCCGGCACCCGGTGGCCCTCGGGGCTCGCCCACTCGGTGTAGACCGGCTCGGCTAAGGGGAGGGCAACCTTCTCGTTGGGGTCGAAGACGCCCAGGGGCCCCTCGAGGCGGGCCGGGCGGGTGAAGTCCTCGGTGAGGAGGAAAAGTCCTCGCTCCGTGGGGGCGAAGGCGAGGACGCTCCCCCCTGCGGGCAGGGCCTCGGCCTTCCCGGAAAGGTCCACCCGGTAGAGCCGGGCCAGGCCCGCCTCGGTGCGCACCACGTAGACCCCGTCGCCGCCCCACCTGGGCCCTTGGGGGTGGGCGCCGTAGCGCAGGTCGCTGTTCACCGAGTTCAGGAGGCTTCCCTCCAGGAGCACCCGGGCCTCCCCGCCCCGCAGGTGGTAAAGCCGGGCCTCCGTGCCCCCGCCCCGCTCGAAGACGTGGCCCAGGAAGAAGAGCCCCTCCGGGCTCCACTCCAGGGCGAAGATGGGGCCCACCCCCCCGTAAACCCTTTCCAGAACCCCATCCCGCAGGAGGTAGAGGGTGTCCCGCCCCTCCGCCTGGGCAAGGACGTCCTCCGCCATCACCAGGTAGAGCCCCTCGGGGGCGAAGACCATCTCCTTGGGGGCCGGGTAGCGGTCCAGAAGAAGGCGCTTCTCCCCTTCCTTCCAAAGGTAGAGCGCCACATTGCCCTCGGGCAGGAGGCCGCGCCCGTCAAACTTGAAGGGCCAGCCCTGGTAAACCCGGGGGCTACCGGGCTTGGGCGCCTCCTTCAGGGCCAAAAAGGCCACCTCCCCCCCGGGGGAGAGGGCGTAGTCCAGAACCCCCGGGGTTTCCGTGAGCCGCTCCGCCTCGCCCCCCCGGAGGTCCAGGCGGAAGAGCTCCTGGGCCTCTCCCACCTTGCGCAGGAAGTAGGCGTAGGGGTGGGCATAGCGGGGCTTTTTGGCCTCCTCCTGGGTGAGAAAGCGCAAGGTGCCGTCAAAAAGGGCCAGCCTCGAGCGGTACCGGGGCGGGTCCCCCTCCTGGATATCGGTCAGCAGGAAAAGGGGGAAGCCATCGGGGCCAGGGGTCAGGTCCGACAGGAAGCGGAGCTTGAAAAGGATTTCCGGTTCCATACCCCCATAATACTGACCGGTCATTCGCCTGTCCCCAGGCCCGCCTTTCCGGTAAGCTGGGCGCCATGGATCGGGACGAGTTGGTGCGCTACTTGGACACGTACCTGCGCCTAAAGGACTTCCCCCAGGACCTCTCCTTAAATGGCCTGCAAGTGGAGGGGAAGAAGGAGGTGCGGAAGGTGGGGGCGGCGGTGGACGCCGCCGAGGCCATCTTCCAAAAGGCCCTCGAGGAGGGGGTGGACTTCCTCCTCGTTCACCACGGCCTCTTCTGGGGCAAACCTTTCCCCATCGTGGGCCACCACAAGCGCCGCCTGGAGCTCCTCTTCCAGGGGGGGATCAGCCTCTACGCCGCCCACCTGCCCCTGGACGCCCACCCTGAGGTGGGCAACAACCACGAGCTGGCCCGGGCCCTGGGCCTGGTGGGGCTGGAGCCCTTCGACGTGGGGGTGAAGGGGCGGTTTCCCCTTCCCACTCCCTTGGTCCAGGTGGCGGACATGCTGGGCCAGCTCACCGGGATGCAGCCCTTGGTCCACCAAGGGGGCAAAGGCCTGGTGGAAACGGTGACCATCGTATCTGGCGGGGCGGCGAGCCTCATCGGCCAGGTGGACACGGACCTCTTCATCACCGGGGAACCCAAGCACAGCGTCTTCCACGAGACCTTTGAGCGGGGATTGAACGTCATCTACGCCGGGCACTACGACACCGAGGTCTTCGGGGTGAAGGCCTTGGCAAGGCATCTGGAGGCCCGCTTCGGCCTGCCCTGGGTCTTCCTGGACCACCCCACGGGGCTATGAAGGGCTTCTTCCTCACCCTCGAGGGTCTGGACGGCTCCGGCAAGACCACCCAGGCCCAGCTCCTGGCCCGGTTCCTGGAAGGGAAAGGAATCCGGGTCCGCCTGACCCGGGAGCCCGGCGGGGGGCTTAAAGGGGTGCGGGACCTCCTATTAAAGGAAGACCTTTCCCCGGAAGCCGAGTACCTCCTCTTCAGCGCCGATCGGGCAGAACACGTGCGCAAGGTCATCCTTCCCGCCCTGGAGGAGGGCTTTTGGGTCATATCCGACCGCTACCTGGACTCCAGCCTGGCCTACCAGGGGTATGGCCGCGGCCTTCCCCTCCCCTGGCTCCTAGAGGTGGCCAGGAGGGCCACCTTGGACCTGAAGCCCCACCTCACCTTCCTCCTAGACCTGCCCCCGGAGGAAGCCCTTAGGCGGGTAGCCACGCCGGACCGCCTGGAAAGGACGGGGCTCGAGTTCTTTAGGCAGGTCAGGGAAGGCTACCTTAGGCTGGCGGAAGCGGAGCCCCAGCGCTTCCGGGTGGTGGACGCCACCCGGCCGGTGGCTGAGGTGCAAGCGGCCATCCAGTCCAGCATTTCCAAGCTCTTCCCGTAAAAGCTTTCCTATCTGCCATAATGATCCCATGCTCCTTTCTCCCGCCCGGTGGCTGGCCCCCATGGTCCTGGGGCTTGCAGCCCTGGCCCAAGGCTTATCCTTTCCCAAGAGCACCCTTTACGTGGAGCAAGGGGGAAGGCGCCACACCCTAAAGGTAGAGGTGGCGGACACCCCCGAGCGCCAGGCCCAGGGCCTCATGTTCCGCAAAAGCCTAGGGGAGGATGAGGGCATGGTTTTCCTCTTTCCCACCCCTACGGCCGGGGGCTTCTGGATGAAAAACACCCTCATTCCCCTTTCCATCGCCTTCTTTGACCGGCAGGGGGTCATCCTGCGCATCCTGGACATGGAACCCTGCCGCAAGGATCCCTGCCCCGTGTACTACCCCGGGGTGGTGTACCAAGGAGCCCTCGAGGTGAACCAAGGCTGGTTCCAAAGGCGGAGCCTCACCCCTGGGGCCAGGGTGGGAGGGGAGGCCCTGAAGTTCTGGCCCAGGTAAGGTGGAGCGGAACCCCCTCTTCCCCCTGGTGGCCTTTGCCCTGCTGATCGCCCTTTCCGTCTTTTCCTTCATGGGCTACCTGCTCGCCGCCAGGAGGCTGCAAACCCCCCCTCCACCCCAAAGGGTGGTGGTGGAAACAGCCCATGGCCAAAGGGTGCTCCAGGCCCGTTTAGCCCGCACCCCGGAGGCCTGGAGCCGGGGCCTGGGGATGCGGAAGGAGGAGCTCGAGGCCCTCCTTTACCTATTCCCCGAGGCCACCGACGCCCCCTTCAGCGCCCAGGGCTATCGCTTCCCGGTGGTGCTGGCCTTTCTGGACGCCGAAGGCCGGGTGCTCAAGGTGGCCAGGCTCCAGCCTGGGGAAACCTACGCCCCGGGCCTCGCCTACCGGGGGGTGCTGGAGTTGCGGGAGGGCCTCCTGGAAATCGCCCCTGGGGACCGTGTGAGGCCTTAAGTACCCCGTCGTGGGTTTTGGCNAGCCGCTTTGGCTTTGGCCGATGGGGCGAGCTTTGCGTGCGGGTACGGAAGCCCATACCCCCGCCTAGGGGTAAAGAGGAGCCCCACCCCCAGCAGGACCAGCACCAACGCCGCCAAGTTGAGAAAAAAGTATAAGGCCCGAAGCCCGAGCTTCGGACCCAAAACGCACCGGGACTACTCCTCCTTTTCCTCCTTTTTGCTCTCCGAGCTTTCCGACTTGGAGCCGGAGTCCTTCTTGGCGTAGTCCTTAACGTGCCAGCCCGAGCCCTTGAAGA includes the following:
- the tmk gene encoding dTMP kinase, which translates into the protein MKGFFLTLEGLDGSGKTTQAQLLARFLEGKGIRVRLTREPGGGLKGVRDLLLKEDLSPEAEYLLFSADRAEHVRKVILPALEEGFWVISDRYLDSSLAYQGYGRGLPLPWLLEVARRATLDLKPHLTFLLDLPPEEALRRVATPDRLERTGLEFFRQVREGYLRLAEAEPQRFRVVDATRPVAEVQAAIQSSISKLFP
- a CDS encoding S9 family peptidase — protein: MEPEILFKLRFLSDLTPGPDGFPLFLLTDIQEGDPPRYRSRLALFDGTLRFLTQEEAKKPRYAHPYAYFLRKVGEAQELFRLDLRGGEAERLTETPGVLDYALSPGGEVAFLALKEAPKPGSPRVYQGWPFKFDGRGLLPEGNVALYLWKEGEKRLLLDRYPAPKEMVFAPEGLYLVMAEDVLAQAEGRDTLYLLRDGVLERVYGGVGPIFALEWSPEGLFFLGHVFERGGGTEARLYHLRGGEARVLLEGSLLNSVNSDLRYGAHPQGPRWGGDGVYVVRTEAGLARLYRVDLSGKAEALPAGGSVLAFAPTERGLFLLTEDFTRPARLEGPLGVFDPNEKVALPLAEPVYTEWASPEGHRVPGWVLLPEGPGPHPVILYIHGGPHTAFGRAPMLEFQLFRQAGYAVAFANPRGSTGYGQDFALLEGEWGERDERDLLGFLDHVLARFPLDPARVGVAGGSYGGYMVNWLTARHPGRFRAAVTDRSICNWLSFFGASDIGPRFTFLELSAKPWERPEVLWEKSPLRLVQQVRTPTLVVHAEGDHRCPIDQGETWYTALLHLGVKARFFRVPEEGHELSRSGRPDRRVARLKAYLDWWRENL
- a CDS encoding DUF192 domain-containing protein; this encodes MLLSPARWLAPMVLGLAALAQGLSFPKSTLYVEQGGRRHTLKVEVADTPERQAQGLMFRKSLGEDEGMVFLFPTPTAGGFWMKNTLIPLSIAFFDRQGVILRILDMEPCRKDPCPVYYPGVVYQGALEVNQGWFQRRSLTPGARVGGEALKFWPR
- a CDS encoding DUF192 domain-containing protein — translated: MERNPLFPLVAFALLIALSVFSFMGYLLAARRLQTPPPPQRVVVETAHGQRVLQARLARTPEAWSRGLGMRKEELEALLYLFPEATDAPFSAQGYRFPVVLAFLDAEGRVLKVARLQPGETYAPGLAYRGVLELREGLLEIAPGDRVRP
- a CDS encoding Nif3-like dinuclear metal center hexameric protein, translating into MDRDELVRYLDTYLRLKDFPQDLSLNGLQVEGKKEVRKVGAAVDAAEAIFQKALEEGVDFLLVHHGLFWGKPFPIVGHHKRRLELLFQGGISLYAAHLPLDAHPEVGNNHELARALGLVGLEPFDVGVKGRFPLPTPLVQVADMLGQLTGMQPLVHQGGKGLVETVTIVSGGAASLIGQVDTDLFITGEPKHSVFHETFERGLNVIYAGHYDTEVFGVKALARHLEARFGLPWVFLDHPTGL